In Pseudopipra pipra isolate bDixPip1 chromosome 24, bDixPip1.hap1, whole genome shotgun sequence, the genomic stretch ACGCCCACGGAGAGGGATATGTGAATGTAACAGTGAACCCAAGTGAGTGGGGGGACTGAATCTTTCCTTAACTTCACCTGTCTCTGGCAAGCCATGACATTGGTGTCATAGAGTTTTCTTATTTAACTGGACTGTGGTTTAATGTAGTGAAAACTCATTGTGCTCTCAACtcagtgtatatatatatttattaagtCATTTCCCGAGATGGGAAGCTGTTGGTAACACACAGCTATTTCTGCTGTACTGCATCAGGCCTGCCAGTCAATAAAAGAGCTGAAATACTGACACAGAAGTGCTCAGCAAACACCTCACCCTGGAAGGCCACTGCTTCCATAAAAACTAGCTGCAACCTGGCAGAAacctcacagcagcagcagcgaaAACTGAAGGGAAGCCAGAGCTTTGAAGCTCCTTTGGAGgttgttttcttccctgtccAGTAAGGAATATCATTTCCAGCCACAGGCAGGTTAAGTCAAATTTCATTCCTTACTGTGAGACGTGGTTTGGAGATGAGCTGATGGAGATGCAGGAGCTTGTGCTGACTGTCTCACTTTTTAGATGGCCTGTGTAAAGAGACTACCACAGGTTGCAGTAAAACCCCTTTATTTTGCACACTTCAACAACTCTTTTTCTACCACTTTTGTGGGCAAAAGTGCACTCCCTAAATTAGCAGGAGTGCATGGCTGGCCTTCTGGGTGCTGTGAATGATCCTTTCCTTATAAGCAGTGACCCTGCAGCTGGCAGCATGCAGCAAAACCATTcatttttcagagcagcagccagactTTGGCAAGAAGCTGCAAGTGCTGCTCTGTTAGAAAGGCCTGTACTGGACTGCTTGACCCAGTATGGGTGAGCTGATGCAGTGCCTCCTTTCCCAGAGCACTGGTGTGGTGGCAGTTCACCTCCTTGCTGCTTTAAATCCCTTCTGCTGGCATTGACTGCCCAGGCTGGTGTAGAACTTGCTGAGAGCATGAATCACAGTCGCTGGTAGTTGTGCAGCTCCTTGGCAGGGCTGTGTGTTGGGATGGGCCTGGAGAGCCCTGGTGAAGCTgggtggttgttgttgttgttgttgttgttgttgttgcagaGCCCCGGGTGAACCAGCCTCCTGTTGCCATCGTGTCCCCGCAGTTCCAGGAGATCTCACTGCCAACCATCTCCACTCTCATCGACGGCAGCCGTGAGTACCTGCAGCTTTAGGAGCAGCTTTAAGGCTGGGGTTTGTGTTTGGTTCTGGGCTGGCCCTTTGCACAAAGTTTAAGAGAAGCTGTGACACTCCCAAACACAGTTCAGGGAAAAGAATCAGCCTGTCCTGCCACGAGAGGGGAACACACATGACAGCACCTCTCTGTGTTCCCTTTTGAAGGGCACTGGCCTGAGCCAATCTCCTAAATAAGGAAAAGCTCTGGAGGTTGCTGCTTAGAATAAACAAATAATTACTGCCCGTCAGAATTACTGGGCTCTTGTGTTGAGCTTCAGACATGTTAGTTACTGAGCTATCACCTTCAGTAATCCTGGCCTACACTAGAGCTTTTCAGGAGTTTCTTGAAATAAATTCAGGTTGTCTGACCCCTAGCCAGCATTGATTTGTTACAGTTTGGGTGTCTGAGCATAACAGAGACTCTGGGCTTGGACCAAAAATGCCTTTGCCCACTAAGCCCAGGACTGAAGTAGAGACTGACCATGTGGGGTCTGAGAAGCAGCATTTTCCAGCTCCTtgtatgtgtgttttcttccaTAATTAAAACAGAGAGCACTGATGATGATAAAATTGTCAGCTACCACTGGGAAGAGCTGAAGGGTCCCCTGCGGGAGGAGAAGGTTTCCAGTGACACTgccatcctcacactgaccaACCTGGTGCCTGGCAATTACACCTTCAGGTAGGTCACACCTGACAGTCAACAGTTCTCATCTCCTGAAAGTAAAATGGATGAGATTCCTGAAGTGTTCATctggtttttaaagaaaaaaaccaacacaaaacaGGGAGAGAACTCCATTTTGTGAtgtcctctctgctcctgcactTTCAGGTAGagttttgttgcttttcacTTCAGGAGAGATAAGCTGTCCAGCTACTTCTTATTCTTAACTTGTAGCCCTGGTTTAAGATGAAGGCAGAAGGGAAGGAATGGTCTGTCAGGCTGCAAAATGTCTCTTGAAATGTCAAATCTAAACTCTTTGGGTAAAGGCTTAGAAAGAAATGCAGTCTTCAAATCCagtttttaaatgcagtgtGTTTGGCCCAGATAAGTGAACGAGGCCTAATGGTTTTATGCAATAGATAGCAGctgatttttgtgtttgtttctgtgtttttcctttgggCCTGCATTTTGGTGTGATGTCCATCACTGCATAGCAGATCTGTTTGAAATAAACCAGTGTACCTATAACTGAACACTGTTTTCTTCTGAGCAGTTGGTGTATGAACCAATCAGATCCATGTTCAGATCTAGATTTAGCAACAAACAGTTCTATTTTGTGCTACCATTCTACCAGGGGGGAGAAATGCTGTGTCCAGGCCACTTGTGGATtagtaaagaacttctgtgtCTCACCTTGGAACTGCTTGGTGGATTTCAAGTGAGAGATGGATGTGACTGTTGAATTTCTTGCATCATTTTGAGGCTTGATAACTGGGCATTTGGGGGAAGTTTCTActcagaaaaaacaaagtgGCCTCAAACTACAGGTTTTTTTCActcctgaaaaaaattactatccTGCCTTTAAAAGTATCTTAAGTCCTAACTCTTGTGTTGCATTTGAGGTAACCCCAGCCAGTGTTGTGTACTGAGCTCACCACGACCCTtcactgctttctctttttccctctcttcagTCTCACAGTCGTGGACTCAGATGGTGCCAGCAACTCCACCACTGCCAACCTGACTGTGAACAAGGCAGTGGACTATCCCCCCGTGGCAAATGCAGGCCCCAACCAGGTGATCACCCTGCCCCAGAACTCCATCACGCTCTACGGGAACCAGAGCACGGACGATCACAGCATCGTCAGCTACGAGTGGCTGCTCAGCCCCAACAGCAAGGGCAAGGTCATGGAGATGCAGGTCAGTGCAGGTCTGCTCTGTTCCACCTGGATTGCTCACTAGCTGGCTTTTTACTTATGATCAAACCATTTTTAATTGACTGTCAGCAAGTGGCTTTCATAATCCTACCAAGCAAGCGCGTGGTGGTTAAATATATCCTTAAAATTAAATCCACACAGAGCTGGTGTTGGCTTCCTGGCTGAGCTGGTGCACCAGCCTAGCCACTGGTTTTCACTGGCACcctgtttcctttcttcagcagtgCAGTTTTAAATCCTGCTGAAGAAGGAGGATTGAGAGAGATGGGAACTTTTGAATTGAATCTTGCAGTCTAAACTTTGCTGATATTGCCCAGACACTCCTCAGTCCTCAGCAGTAAATGCTGGAACTTGTTTCCTtgtcatcatttttcttttaaaggttaTTACTACTGCCAAATGTATAGAATAAGAAAGTCCATGAATTGGGTTCACAGTGTGTGGGATTTGCACAGGGCTCCCCAGAGGTTTTGCTGGAGTTGGGAACTGTTGAATCCAAAAAGGCCTGAATGCCTGTATGGCATTACTCTTGTTATGTCCCCCAGCAGTGTCCTTGGAGCTGTGCATAAATTCAGCTGTAAGAGCTTTGCATGCTGAAGTGGCACAGTCTCCTGCCCCCATAGCAGGAGTTGGTAATAACCCCCTGGAATCTGCTGGTAATAGTTATTTTAGAATCAGAGTCTTCTGAGTGAGAATTGCTTTTAATCCATGAATATGTTTTCTCTCAGGGGGTGAGGACACCAGTCTTGCAGCTCTCTGCAATGCAGGAAGGTGATTACACCTACCAGCTCATAGTGACTGATTCTGCTGGCCACCAGTCCACTgcagaggtcactgtgatagTCCAGCCAGGTAAgctgcctttccctgcctttgctgcttccATTCCAGGGGTTAGAGGTGAGCAGCAATCTGCCAGCAAACTCTAGATCTCATGGtagctctgtgctgctttcagAAAAGCTGCTCTAATTTAGGACCATTCTGGGCTGGTATATTGCTGCTAAATGAGCTAAAGAAAGCTTCTAGGAATATTGCCTTTCTAGGCTGTTCTCTTATTTTACACAATGTAATCTAGTTGATGTTATCCCACCATAATTGCAGGATTGTGTTTCCAAGCAGCTGTGTCTGCCCACAGTGCTAAGtcctgggacaggggcaggaaAAGTGGAGCAGTACTTAGAGAGTGAGAGCACAATTCAGAATAACTAGATTTCAGTCTCATTTTACTGCACATGTGTGAATGGAATGCTGGTTGGAATTCTTCAGTGCTTCTAAACCTCACTATTGAAGTAGGAGATGGTGGGCAAGAGAGATACTGGGGATCATGGCAAAAACTCTTAATGGAGGGGTTTAAAGCTCCACCTTTATGGCATGTGTATGAAAGATATCCCATCCTCTTTCAGAGAACAACAAGCCCCCAAAGGCAGATGCTGGTCCAGATAAAGAGTTGACTCTTCCCGTGGACAGCACCACTCTagatggcagcaagagctcGGATGACCAGAAGATAGTCTCCTTTCTCTGGGAGAAAACACGGTGTGTGTCACCTTCCAGAATGTTCTTGTGTGTCCAAATCTTTCATTCCAAACGGGACACACCCCCACACACCTCCCTTGTGTTCAGTCCCAGTCACATTGGGCCTGACAAGCTTTGCCAGTGACCTGAATGAGACAAGGATTTATGTTTGGTTGCAGAGAGGTGGAGTTTTGTTTGAGCATGAGAAATAGCTTTGCCTTCATCTCTAGGCCTGACTCCCACTCTCACTGTGGTTGTGGCTCAGCCATGTTCTTCACAGCAGTGGAATTTGATCTTAGTCTCTGGAGAGACTGATTCTTGTAATCCAAGAACTGCAGAGCCTCTGAACTTGATGCTTTTGCAGTTTGTTTGATGCTTTTGCAGTGTTCTCTTCTCATTGTTGTGCTTCCCTTCAGACTATAAATTCCCTGAAATGCTTTAGGGAATTCAGAAAAAAGCCTATGAGCAACTTGAGtagctttttctgtttgctaATGCAAAGTCTGTGCAAAGCTCTTATAAATGAAGGACTATTTTTGTTCTACAccttttctttacaaaattGACTCATTGTGCAGCTCATGAGCCAATTTTCTGAACGAACCACTTTTTGTGTTAAACCACCAGAAATTATGCTTTTTGTTCTGAATGCTGCACTTACTCTTTGGATTATCTTGCTGTAACTGGAGAACatgattttgctttttgtcaTGGACACTGTATTTCCAGCCATCTGTCTGTTTGCATCCCCACAAACTCTGCTTGAGCCTGAGCCTCCTGTTTGGAGTGAGGCTGCCTCCCGTGCTCTGTGCAAAGTTTAAACTGatcaaaacccctgaaaaagGTCAAAAACTGAACAACCCCCCTGTGCTTTGGTTAGGGGTCCAGATGGTGTGAAGCTGGAGAATGCCAACAGCAGCATTGCCACTGTCACAGGCCTCCAGGTTGGGACATATGAGTTCACTCTGACAGTGAAAGATGAGAGGAACCTGCAGAGCCAAAGCTCCGTCAACGTCATCGTCAAAGAAGGTACGTCAGCCACGAGCAGAGCTCGAGTCTCTGGGCAGTTCAGCAAAACCTGTGTTCAGAGGCACAGTAAGAGTGAGGAATGGGGGGAAATAATGTGGAGAGCACTGAAATGGACTTCCCTGGGTCAGAGGTTTGCCTTTTCTGGAGGAAATGTACCTTCAGCTCAATCATGCAGtgcttcccttctcttccttgGGGTCAGACAGGGGTGTCTGGGTTACACAGGAGATCTGGTGCAGTAATTTCTGATTGGGCATAACCAGATCTTTCTCTCTGTTTATTTAGAGATAAACAAGCCTCCTGTTGCAAAGATTGCTGGGAATGTTGTCATCACCTTGCCCACAAACACGGCGGAGTTGGATGGATCCAAGTCCTCTGATGACAAGGGGATTGTCAGCTACTTGTGGACAAGGGACGagggcagccctgcagctggggTGAGGTTCCTTTGTAAAGCATCACAAAAGTCAGTGCAAGGGGGCACTGGCAGCTCCTGAGGAAATGTAAAGCTCATTGTTGCACTGTTATCTTGTGCATCCTGATATCACTAGTAtgagatatatagatatatgtattttatatatatatataaagctaATTTGATCCTTTGTTTCCTCACACTTACTTTGTTCTGCCTTCCAGGAGGTCTTAAATAACTCAGACCATCATCCTGTCCTCCTCCTGTCCAATCtggtggaagggacctacacATTTCACCTCAGAGTAACAGATGCCAAAGGAGAGAGTGATGTGGAAAGGACCACAGTGGAGGTCAAACCTGGTGAGCCTGGGGTTTGTGCTGTACTATGTTTGCCTACAGTCCTCTGGATACAGTGTACTGGGATTAAAATGTATGGTCTAGTCCAGCTCAGAACTGTAAAAGTCAAAAGCTTTGGGGGTGTGATTCTGTTTTCCTGTGGTTCTTGGGGGCTGACTCTCAGTGTTTGGTGTTACCTGTGAAAGTCAGGCTTGCATCCCTCCCTACAGTGCCATTCTGTACTGCTGTGTAAACCAGAAACATTCTGGGAAGGTACTAAAAACCTGCCTTCTACCCAGGCTGTTAAATAGAAACTCTGAAGATCTGTATTATCTGTGCTCTCCCCAGATCCCAGGAAAAACAACCTTGTGGAGATAATCCTGGATGTTAACGTGAGCCAGCTGACGGAGCGGCAGAAGGGGATGTTCATCCGGCAGATCGgggtgctgctgggggtccTGGACTCAGACATCACAGTGCAAAAGATCCAGCCCTACACTGAGCAAAGGTGGGATTCATCTGGGAGGGTGCACAGAGGGTTTGGTGAACCAAGGGCTctttcctctggggaagcagcttGGACAATCAGAACATGTGGAGTTGTTGCTTAACATTGATATTCCTGCTCAGGTCAGAGTTGCCAAGCAGGTCTGGAGTATCTTTCCCCTCTGGAGATGGTGCATTGTCCTTGAAAACTGCTGCTGCTAATGTCTTTTCCCCTCAAACCTGTAAAATAAGAACTAATCTGATTTGGTTTTGAGAATTGTGGAGAATGTCTGAAGGATGTTCTGCAGCTGTGATTTATAACTGGAGATATAACAGGGCCTAGTGCAGGAGCTTGGTGGAACACTGACCCCACAGCAGAGATGGTGTGTAACAATCCCTTTCACCCTCACCTTCATGCTAACTTGGTAgtttatagaatcacaggatggtttggcttggaagggacttGAAAGATCATCCAATTCTAACCCTccaccacaggcagggacaccttccactagttCTGCATTAGCTTTGCCTCCTACACAACTACTTCAATCTAATGTACGATAAAATGTTGAAAACCAgtgtattttttgtttgaagaGATAAGGAAAACTAATTTTGGTTACTATTTGGCTTACAGTAAACTGCATCTCTTCTAAACACATGGAGGTtggctgctgggcagggctgtgggtcaGGGTCATGTTGCCTGCCTGGATGGTGGCAACAAGCCACCAGTGGCAGGCTGTTGAAATAAGTGCAGTATTGCACTTAGTTTTTACTGAAAGTAGAGTAGCTTTAAGGTGGCTAAAACACTGAAGAAGATTTAAGGGACGTGCTTAGAGTCCTGCAGCAAGTCAGCAATAAACCTGCTGTTACTTCACATTTCCCTGAGTGCAGAGATGTATCGATTCCTTCGTGTCCACGTGGCCTGATGTGGCAGGGAAATCAGAATTCATTGTCCATGCAAACCTAGAGAGCTCAGAACAGAGGAGCCAGCACTTTCTGTTGTAATAGTACCTCTCTGTCTCTGCCATGACCAGGCCAGTGGCTGGagctctgtgctgagcaggTAAATAAGCCCCCAGGTGTAATAAGGTCTAAGGATCCcacagagagggagggaggagatgaTGAAAAGGGCAGGACCTTAAAGTTTGGGGATTTGGTACTTAGTAGGAACATGCAAAGATGTGCTTGATGTGCAAACTCAAAAAAGAGTCTAACCCTGGCTTTGAAAATATGAATGGATCAGATGTCCTGAAGGGTTTTGTGCTGTAGGATTAGGTCTGCTATTATTGCTTTCAAATAGAGCCAGAAGTCTGGCCTTCAAGTAAATTTGGGATTCTGAATTAGTCCCTCTAATGACAACCTGGGGAGTGTgtctctcctcctgctgtttggAGAAGCAGCAGATAGTCACTTCTGTGTGTCTTCCAGCACGAAGATGGTGTTCTTTGTGCAGAACCAGCCTCCCCATCAGATATTCAAAGGGCGAGAGGTGGCCTGGACGCTGAAGAACGAACTGCGGAAGCAGCAGTCGGATTTCCTCATCTTCCGGGCCCTGGAGATTAACACAGTCAGTAAGTGAGAGTCTCTGGGGGACACACTCAtgtcttttcccttcttctcagCCTGACAGAATAAGGACCTTCGTGGGTGATAAAACACACACGTCCCACACAAACTTGCACTCACTGCAGGAGCTTTCGTGTTAGTAAATgggaaacaggaaaataagtctGTTAGACTATAAACTAATCAGTTTTTCATCAATATTCACTATTCAACTTTATTATATGTGCTTACTTGTAGTGTTGTTGGGAAGATAAGAATTCACAAAACCAAAAGTGGATTGATATTTATGAAACTAAATCAGAGTGTTAATGGACTACAGCCACTGAAATGAGTGTCATCCTGAAAACAATAAACTGCCCATCTTGGTAGCTGTGAACACTCTAATTTCCTGTGCAGCACACCCATCAGTCTGCAGGAAACATTTCccttctgtcattttttttacAACTTTACATTAGCACTGTTTATCTTTTatgagcacagtcctgggagGATCATTTGCTAATCAGTTagagattttaaactaaaattatataaagtaattattttcagtacttcctgattttgtgattttgtggtCTTCAAAAGCCACTTCTCAGTTCTGTTTGGTCCCTTCGAAGGATCTGTTTGTTTCTTGTCTGTCTCACGGGCTGGGTTTGAATGGGAAAATCAAAACCTTGTTCAAAAACATTGACTCGACAAATACACGAATTCTGTAACTTTTATATCAAAATCAGGGTTTATCGGGCAAAATGTGTGTTGTGTCATTGGCGAAGTGGGACATTTTAGTTTGGCACGAGGCCCAGGTGCTTTATGTTTTATTGTTTGGTTGTGGCTGGGCTGTGTTTGAGCTGCAGAGGGGCCGGATTCCAGCCGGTGTTACAGGCCTGGGCTGTACTGAACTGTCTTGTCCCGTTTTTGCCTCGCCTGTGAATCATTTCACCCTGCTGGTTTTGGTCCCCAGCCTGTCAGCTGAACTGCTCCGAGCACGGGCGCTGCGACTCCTTCACCAAGCGCTGCGTGTGTGACCCGTTCTGGATGGAGAACTTCCTGCGGGTGCAGATGGGCGACGGCGAGAGCAACTGCGGTGCGTGAGCCGCCCTGGGGTGGCACCTCTGGAGAGAAGGCAGGGTTTGGAGCCcagggtgggcagggacacaggcTCCTGCTGCGTCCCAGTTCCTCTGCTGTGGTGCCCACACAAGGAGACGGCCCctgcctgctctcactgctcgTTCCTTGGTTGGGGAGCGACTCCTCTTCAGAGCCTCCCTTGTGAAGACTCACTAAGGGTTGAGTCATTCTGGCTGTATAAAGCACAGCTCTTTTCTGACATGCCCATACAGAGGCTTTTCTGCCACAGGAAAGCAAATTTTATAAATCAACACACACTAAAACTTGTCTGGTGAGGATCCATATGCTGGATTTCCAGCCTCTGGTTTCCCAGGGGGAGCTGGTGGTGCTTCAGTGAGGGATCCCAGCCTCTAATTCTGCAAAGGGTCAGtccttgccttttctttccctagaATAGTCCCCTAAAATGCACACTGTCAACTGGATGAGGTGCCAAAGCGTGTTTATCTCTGGGGTTTTGCTTTCAGAGTGGAGTGTGCTGTATGTGATCATCGCATCTTTCGTCATCGTGGTTGCCCTGGGAATCCTGTCCTGGATGGTGATCTGCTGTTGCAAGAGGTGGGACTGAGGCCATAACCCCCCCCGTATCCGTGCTTCAGAGCCAAGTAGCTGCAGTAGGAGGTGAAAGATTCAAACCCATTGTCCCAGTGGGTCAtctgctgagccctggggtGTTGGGGTTTGTCACTTAAGTGTTTCAAGTGAAACGTTGAAGTCCCAGACCTCTGGGTtcagttaaaaagcaaaatttggATTAACCTATAAATGTGCAACTTAGCAACATCTTAATGTTTCACTTTGTAATGTGGGCATAATCCTAAATAGCAAGTGCTTTAGCTTTGAAGATcagggttgtttttcttctggctCTTTCAGAAGTGGACTGGCTCTTAATTCCTTTTACTTCCCCTTTAGACGGAAAGGaaaatccaaaagaaaaagcaaatacaagATTTTGGATGCAACGGATCAAGAAAGCCTGGAGTTAAAACCAAATCCCAAAGCAGGTAAAACATGAGAGGGAAGAACTCAGCACTTTCCAGAGTGCTGACTGAGAACTCTTCCTCAGTGGACTTAAAATCACAGAGTGAAACAAACGGGATGTGGGGACTGACAGAGGGGCCTCAGAAGATCTAAGAGCTTGTTTCAGATCTGTGTATGGGGTATTTAGTGAAGTCATCTAACCTTGGGTTTGGAAATTGGGGCTGAAACTGGCCCAGTCCTGATGTCTCCACTTGGTATCACAGAAGTGGTAAGTGGATGCATTAAGCTGTGCAGAACAGCCTGACCCAGGAAGCCCAAAACTGGGTCTTGACTGTAACTTCTCCTGCTTTAAAGTTTTCCACTGGGTTCTGGTAGTTCACTTCTTGCCCATATGCAATTCCCTGGCCATGCTCTACAGCAAAGCAGGAATCCAGTGGCACTAAGCATTTCACTAAACTGACCAACACCTGAACTGGAGAGAGTGAGGTTTATTTCTGCCCCTCTACTTTCCCACCACAAATGACTTGTTCATAAACTTATTAATTCTTGCCCTTGTGAGCATCGGGCTCTGAAAATTTCCCATTTTAGTTCATGCTGTAGTTTCCAGTAAGCAGGTGCATTTAGGAGGGAGACCCACAAAttctctgtgctctgtgtgGCTACAGGCCCGTTGGCCCATtccagagaggaaagatttgTCTTCAGTGTACTTAGCCAGCATTTTCCTGCCTGCATTGCTGTCCTGAGAGTGCTTGTCCAGTGCTTTGCAGAGATCAGGGAGTTATTTCAGGCTGGAGTGTTCTTATCTGATACCTGACTGAGCTGTGGTCACCTGCTGACTGaccaggaaaggagggaaataTGGGAAAGGATGTGCCAAGCACAGCCCCACCAAGGGCCAGGGagcactgcagctgctgaagtGTGTGTTTTGAATTGAAGTGTGTCCTGGATTTGTTTAGAGGAGGGGTTGTATTAACCGTGTGTGGAAGAGAGTCCCTGATCCTTGTTTGCTCGTGGAAAATAACTGCTCATCCTGGTATTATCCCATTTAATGGTGTTCCAGCAAAGGGAGCAGTGCCCAAGAGCAGCATGGagggcactgcagggacaggctgaTCAGCTGTTCCTCCAAGGACCAGGCTGTCCCAACTGCTCAAACACGGATACCCTTGAAGGAAACCCAGGGGTGTTTCCCTCCCTCAGCACCCAACTCTGCTTTCATCAGACCATCTGTCACCTCAGAGCCCACTGTTCAATAAGTGGAGTAAATGTGCCTCACCATTTGCTCTCTGGTAACTAAACTCATCTTGCTGCTTCCGAGGCTGGCTGCTGACTAAAGTCTTTTTCCCTGCTAGATATGTCCAGGGAGCTTTCTGCTAACAGAGGAAACGTTGCATTTCTCCAATAAGGAAAAgctaaatttaaatatttcctctgcTGACAATATAAGTAAATGTCTCTCTCCTGTCCTTGTGCATTAATCTAAATTCATCCCGCTAATTTATCTCTCTTCCcttgcaggcaggagcagcagagaggagagtAGAGAGGGTAGTGAGATGGCAGAGATCTTCCCTCACACACCTGCATATTCTCTTACTGCAGCCGTGAGCCCTCGGAGCGTTTTCTAGGCAATGCCCCGAGCAAGGTCAGGGAGACAGAGCTCCCACACGGACTCACAGCCCCTTCTGGTCACAGCATTTGCCTTCCTACCTGCTCCTTGTGCTTTGTGCTGGCTTGGAGTGTCATTGTGACCTCTGACATGCCAGAGTGTCTGAAACAGGATCACTTTGGCTTCAGCATCGGAGGGAATAAGAGACACGCAGAGGAAAGTCGGACTCGGCTGCCTCTTGGACGTGATGGGAGAAGGAGACTTAGAGGGGATGGAGTAAGGTGAGGTGGTTCACTGGTGTTAAAGGCATTTCTAACCTGGGGATGTTTCTCCTTCAAGGTGGCAGGCAGAAAGCCCAGGTCCTCAACACGAGCCTGATGCACTCGGAGTCCGAACTGGACAGCGACGAAGCCATTTTCACGTGGCCCGACCGGGAAAAAGGGAAACTGCTCCGCAGCCAGAACGGCTCCTTGCGCAACGGACAAGTGACACTCAAACCCAAGAGCCAGAGGGAGGAAATCCTGTAGCTCCCCTTGggctgctgtgggctggagctcagcagggaaggctgCTCCCATCCCCACCCTGCCGGGGCCTCTGGAGGTTTGTTCGG encodes the following:
- the KIAA0319L gene encoding dyslexia-associated protein KIAA0319-like protein homolog isoform X3, producing MEKRLEAKSSISTRFLSRHCLGRVVRELGIVQLFCLCTCLCALCSSAEAKWNRSKCEPGKILLGGRLRSWADHHLQLLEGFHTLQSCQAACCQRPTCDAFWFLENMCIQVNCTVPGTCQPNRTNLSDSAVVFLKKSKSTERSADLRMEGDAKTLFHTWLDWDKERLRRSLQKRSLAGGRVEFLSRDPAVSSSHEAAAGAPGGKSRSRRSEAERLKDQVLRHLVAARAASEKENQKQELLKNGENPRKQNPQSPFPAKSNNVTGSRAGDGDVPQVHPGTSAPEPSVVATSSSPVAQGLTSPGKTEKPGQPGDGAVAQPHPSGVLPTVSPVPVKSTAKTQAATSVPSGAPTNGSVPTAQSSTAVSPSTAATTPAVKELVVSAGDSVEVTLPKNEVQLNAFVLPEPPPRTTYSYEWELITHPKDYSGEMAGKHSQTLKLSKLTVGLYEFKVVVDGENAHGEGYVNVTVNPKPRVNQPPVAIVSPQFQEISLPTISTLIDGSQSTDDDKIVSYHWEELKGPLREEKVSSDTAILTLTNLVPGNYTFSLTVVDSDGASNSTTANLTVNKAVDYPPVANAGPNQVITLPQNSITLYGNQSTDDHSIVSYEWLLSPNSKGKVMEMQGVRTPVLQLSAMQEGDYTYQLIVTDSAGHQSTAEVTVIVQPENNKPPKADAGPDKELTLPVDSTTLDGSKSSDDQKIVSFLWEKTRGPDGVKLENANSSIATVTGLQVGTYEFTLTVKDERNLQSQSSVNVIVKEEINKPPVAKIAGNVVITLPTNTAELDGSKSSDDKGIVSYLWTRDEGSPAAGEVLNNSDHHPVLLLSNLVEGTYTFHLRVTDAKGESDVERTTVEVKPDPRKNNLVEIILDVNVSQLTERQKGMFIRQIGVLLGVLDSDITVQKIQPYTEQSTKMVFFVQNQPPHQIFKGREVAWTLKNELRKQQSDFLIFRALEINTVTCQLNCSEHGRCDSFTKRCVCDPFWMENFLRVQMGDGESNCEWSVLYVIIASFVIVVALGILSWMVICCCKRRKGKSKRKSKYKILDATDQESLELKPNPKAGRSSREESREGSEMAEIFPHTPAYSLTAAVSPRSVF